In Candidatus Defluviilinea proxima, a single genomic region encodes these proteins:
- a CDS encoding RNA-binding protein has translation MEAKLYVGNLPYSTVDADLENLFSQAGNVKSAQVIKDRVSGRSKGFGFVEMSSPDEAQSAINKFNGQDFNGRALTVNLARPREDRPGGGGGGFRGGGDRGGGRRQGGGGDRERRRDY, from the coding sequence ATGGAAGCGAAACTATATGTAGGAAATCTGCCGTACAGCACGGTGGATGCAGACTTGGAAAACCTGTTTTCCCAAGCTGGCAACGTCAAGTCTGCGCAAGTGATCAAGGATCGCGTTAGTGGACGCTCAAAAGGCTTTGGCTTTGTTGAGATGTCCTCACCCGATGAAGCCCAAAGCGCCATTAACAAGTTTAATGGTCAGGACTTCAATGGACGCGCCCTCACTGTGAATCTTGCCCGTCCGCGCGAGGATCGTCCTGGCGGCGGAGGAGGCGGTTTTCGCGGTGGCGGCGATCGTGGTGGTGGCCGCAGGCAAGGTGGCGGCGGCGATCGGGAACGCAGACGCGATTACTAG
- a CDS encoding GNAT family N-acetyltransferase, whose amino-acid sequence MLDSFIVREYAPQDFDAVTILWRVSREKSLPDFQREKGYFFYEDQWYFSEMVLKKDKVWVVEQNGRVVAFMAMENDFIDQLYIHPDHWRQGIGTVLLNFAREKSPEHLWLYTLQVNVNARAFYEKNGFIAEKFGVSPPPENAPDVEYHWRKL is encoded by the coding sequence ATGCTCGATAGCTTTATCGTACGCGAATACGCACCGCAGGATTTTGATGCAGTGACCATTCTGTGGCGAGTCTCTCGCGAGAAATCTTTACCTGATTTTCAGCGTGAAAAAGGATACTTCTTTTATGAGGACCAGTGGTATTTTAGTGAAATGGTCTTGAAGAAGGACAAGGTTTGGGTGGTGGAACAGAATGGACGCGTGGTCGCGTTCATGGCAATGGAAAACGATTTTATTGATCAGTTATATATTCATCCCGATCATTGGCGACAGGGAATTGGGACTGTTCTGTTGAATTTCGCACGGGAGAAATCTCCGGAACATTTGTGGCTTTATACTTTACAGGTCAACGTCAATGCGCGCGCCTTTTATGAGAAGAACGGATTTATTGCAGAGAAGTTTGGTGTCAGCCCGCCGCCGGAGAATGCGCCGGATGTGGAATATCATTGGAGAAAATTGTAA
- the alr gene encoding alanine racemase: protein MSNQIRPVYLEVNLSQLRKNIEAIRAHVGSARVMPMIKANAYGHGVDGVAPFIEPYVDYLGVAILEEGIHLRELGITKPILVAGGALPEQVPYFAEYDLTLTGSSVELLDAANEVSQTTGKRIKTHLKIDTGMERVGVHEYEAETLICKSLACSHLDVEGIYTHFANSEVSDANYSKLQLERFEEALDVYRKLSIPVPPIRHVCNSGGILNLPQAHFDMVRPGILFYGIYPGKETPRIDGVKPAVTWRAKVSYSKRTRPGRAVSYGSLWQAEVETRIVTVPCGYADGYFRRMTNHAQVLIHQKKYPQVGRICMDQFMVNVGDDDVRVGDDVVLLGDEIFAEDLAEWTGTNEYEVLTNISARVPRVYVNE, encoded by the coding sequence ATGTCAAATCAAATTCGCCCGGTATATCTTGAAGTGAATCTTTCTCAACTGAGAAAAAATATTGAAGCCATTCGAGCACATGTTGGCTCGGCCAGGGTCATGCCGATGATCAAGGCCAATGCATATGGACACGGCGTGGACGGTGTTGCACCGTTCATCGAACCGTACGTGGATTATCTTGGTGTAGCGATTCTTGAAGAAGGAATCCATTTGCGTGAATTGGGAATCACCAAACCAATTCTTGTTGCTGGTGGCGCGTTGCCGGAGCAAGTTCCATATTTTGCGGAATATGACCTGACATTAACCGGCTCATCTGTTGAATTGTTGGATGCGGCCAATGAAGTTTCTCAGACAACTGGTAAACGCATCAAGACTCATCTGAAAATTGATACCGGTATGGAGAGGGTGGGCGTCCATGAGTACGAAGCGGAAACGTTGATCTGTAAGTCGTTAGCGTGTAGCCACTTGGATGTGGAAGGGATTTATACACACTTTGCAAACTCAGAAGTGAGCGATGCAAATTATTCGAAGTTACAACTCGAACGATTTGAAGAAGCTCTTGATGTATATCGGAAGTTGAGCATCCCTGTCCCTCCGATCAGGCATGTTTGCAATTCAGGCGGAATCTTGAATTTGCCGCAAGCACATTTTGACATGGTGCGCCCGGGGATTCTGTTTTATGGTATTTATCCCGGCAAGGAGACGCCTCGTATTGATGGCGTAAAACCTGCTGTGACATGGCGTGCGAAGGTCTCGTATTCGAAGAGAACAAGGCCTGGGCGGGCTGTTAGCTATGGGTCGCTGTGGCAGGCTGAAGTCGAGACAAGAATCGTCACTGTCCCATGCGGATATGCGGATGGGTATTTTCGTCGCATGACGAATCACGCGCAGGTGCTCATCCATCAAAAAAAGTATCCGCAAGTGGGGCGCATTTGCATGGATCAATTTATGGTGAACGTTGGCGATGATGATGTCAGAGTGGGAGATGATGTGGTCCTATTAGGTGATGAAATTTTTGCGGAAGATCTTGCTGAGTGGACGGGCACGAACGAGTACGAGGTTCTTACAAATATCAGCGCGCGTGTGCCACGTGTGTACGTGAATGAGTGA
- the lspA gene encoding signal peptidase II: MKNIVQKYWQIVLIAIVIVGLDQWTKTFVRTTIPLGERWLPAGWEWLQPYARIVHWYNTGAAFGMFKDGSMVFTVLAFIVIGLILFYYPQVESADWSLRIAMSMQLGGAAGNLIDRLTIGHVTDWISVGNFAVFNVADASISMGAAILFLGVWMMERKEKKKKEQEMAEQNQSGPAQSEVTSE; the protein is encoded by the coding sequence TTGAAAAATATAGTTCAAAAATATTGGCAGATTGTTTTGATCGCTATTGTCATCGTCGGGTTGGATCAGTGGACGAAGACTTTTGTGCGCACAACCATTCCGTTGGGCGAGCGCTGGTTGCCTGCAGGTTGGGAATGGCTACAACCTTATGCACGTATTGTGCATTGGTACAACACAGGTGCGGCGTTCGGAATGTTTAAAGATGGAAGCATGGTATTTACGGTGCTGGCCTTTATCGTGATCGGGTTGATCCTTTTTTATTATCCACAGGTCGAAAGCGCGGACTGGTCATTGCGTATTGCAATGAGCATGCAGTTAGGTGGCGCCGCTGGTAATTTGATCGACCGTCTGACGATTGGGCATGTGACGGATTGGATCTCTGTTGGAAACTTTGCCGTGTTTAACGTTGCCGACGCAAGCATCAGCATGGGTGCGGCCATTTTATTCCTCGGTGTGTGGATGATGGAACGAAAAGAGAAAAAGAAAAAGGAACAGGAAATGGCTGAACAAAATCAATCTGGACCGGCGCAAAGTGAAGTAACCAGTGAGTGA